The Zea mays cultivar B73 chromosome 7, Zm-B73-REFERENCE-NAM-5.0, whole genome shotgun sequence DNA segment TCCACGCTGCTCCACACGCAAGCATCAACTGCTCCATGGGTAGAGGAACAAGTCAGTGGTAGCTCGCCCCTCGGGTGTTCGACCAAATGTCTTTGCCAGGCTATGCAAAACATTGTCAAGCCAAATCCGCCAAGGATGAACGAGATCACGGGTGCTGCTCGTTTGAAACCTCAAGGCTCATTTCACTATGGATCTATCAATGGGAGCcagatttacaagatgaggaatgaaccacctgttatcatCAATGGAAAGAAACGGGTTATAGTGAGTGCCTTGGTGTGGAGAATTAAATCACTCGATATAATGACCAGTTACATTCTTCCAAAGCCCCCTTGGTTGGCATTTGATCCAGGCAAATTGTTTAGAGTTGATTACAGCTCCAGTTCCACAAGTGCTTCCTTACCGTATGCATTGCAATTTTCACTTGATGTCCAGACGATGGAAACAGTTGATATAGTCGTTCCTAATCAGAGATATACTACTGGAGAACAAGTGTCTGTGGCAGTTTCTGTTGCAGCTACTCAAGGGCTGGCATCAGTGAATACTATGAAATTCCAGGGCATAATCCAGGGTGTCAAGGTAGCTATTTTGGTGGATTCCGGCAGCTCCCATTCCTTTGTGAGTGCAGATCTGGCCTCACAACTATCCAGCGTGGTGGGCATGGTGACACTAGTGTCAGTGCAGGTAGCGGATGGCGGTCTCCTGCAGTGTTATTGCCAGTTGTTAGGTGCTAAATGGATGGTGCAGCAGTGTGAGTTCTCTACCAATTTCAGAGTACTTGACATTTCAGCATACAATGTCATTGTGGACATGGATTGGTTGTCCAGCTACAGTTCGATGAAGGTCCATTGGGCCCAGTGGTGGGTGATAATTCCTTATCAAGGCTCTTTTGTATTGCTTCATGGTTGTTCAGCTGTTTTGCCACCAAGGTTTTGGATTATAGATGATGGTTGGCAAGAGACACTTGACTATTATCCAGAGACGTTGCATCAGATGCTTGTTGCGAATGCTGATGGGAGTTTCAAGCTACCAGGGAATTCTGTGAAAGACTTTCTTGACTCTAAAACTGCCTTGAAGATACATGTTTTGATAACAAATTTTCAGAACAAGCTTCTTGAAGTAATCAATGCAACTGAACTTCCTGAATTTTTGGGGGGGCCATGCACTTATACTATGGGAGGATGCCTGATGTCTAACAAAGGTCCATGGAACGATCCAGATACTATGAAGCTTTCACATAACAAGGAAGCAAAGTTTACAAGACATAATAGAGGTACTGCTCTAAACTCCGATCCGGACAAGTTGTCTTTTAATGGGTTCATTTTGTGGGAGTATTCAATCAAGTGTGTTGATTGGCAACCATGGGCACCACCCATGTCATTGGAGATTTTGCTGGAGATTGGTACGAGTCGTCCTAGGCCGTGGCCAAATTTTGCACCACCTCTAATTCCAAGTCAAGGATATTGCTCAGTTGTCAGGCAAAGTGACCACAATAGCAGATGTGTGAAGTTTCCTTATTTTGGGAGATGCTCAGCCGAGAGTCAATGTTTTCAGTTCAAGGCCTTGCAATACGTGTTGCTTCATTCATGGCATCAGGATCCTGGATATGTTCAGTTTCTGCTTCGACTTGGGGGCAAGTCGAATTTTAAGGAGGGGAGAATGTGAGAGGTGTCCAGACCTAGAATAGG contains these protein-coding regions:
- the LOC103631954 gene encoding ataxin isoform X2; translated protein: MASPSLVDTQLIEALEHQTRVILAELDKRFTALDSKWEARVQTHQVAVGAVVEWRPQVDASIEHLQQHQADQPHLRSVGNMPHEGGLLSSAITKQIEPVCLKELALLGDADSRVQATETDVVFPSSKMLSLVGAVDKEERHSTQEVPRRAPRRNALRGGTKPTPSPSSTTTAPLEHPALGSRETWSRASSTLCSSASCSSSRWRACATRRTRAWRPTRGTCNASGRATHSTQAPPSPAASGTSPPPRRCPRRSTGMWRPATTVGVGSTPTSTLLHTQASTAPWVEEQVSGSSPLGCSTKCLCQAMQNIVKPNPPRMNEITGAARLKPQGSFHYGSINGSQIYKMRNEPPVIINGKKRVIVSALVWRIKSLDIMTSYILPKPPWLAFDPGKLFRVDYSSSSTSASLPYALQFSLDVQTMETVDIVVPNQRYTTGEQVSVAVSVAATQGLASVNTMKFQGIIQGVKVAILVDSGSSHSFVSADLASQLSSVVGMVTLVSVQVADGGLLQCYCQLLGAKWMVQQCEFSTNFRVLDISAYNVIVDMDWLSSYSSMKVHWAQWWVIIPYQGSFVLLHGCSAVLPPRFWIIDDGWQETLDYYPETLHQMLVANADGSFKLPGNSVKDFLDSKTALKIHVLITNFQNKLLEVINATELPEFLGGPCTYTMGGCLMSNKGPWNDPDTMKLSHNKEAKFTRHNRGLLLWLVILKGLLTHTR
- the LOC103631954 gene encoding ataxin isoform X1 — encoded protein: MASPSLVDTQLIEALEHQTRVILAELDKRFTALDSKWEARVQTHQVAVGAVVEWRPQVDASIEHLQQHQADQPHLRSVGNMPHEGGLLSSAITKQIEPVCLKELALLGDADSRVQATETDVVFPSSKMLSLVGAVDKEERHSTQEVPRRAPRRNALRGGTKPTPSPSSTTTAPLEHPALGSRETWSRASSTLCSSASCSSSRWRACATRRTRAWRPTRGTCNASGRATHSTQAPPSPAASGTSPPPRRCPRRSTGMWRPATTVGVGSTPTSTLLHTQASTAPWVEEQVSGSSPLGCSTKCLCQAMQNIVKPNPPRMNEITGAARLKPQGSFHYGSINGSQIYKMRNEPPVIINGKKRVIVSALVWRIKSLDIMTSYILPKPPWLAFDPGKLFRVDYSSSSTSASLPYALQFSLDVQTMETVDIVVPNQRYTTGEQVSVAVSVAATQGLASVNTMKFQGIIQGVKVAILVDSGSSHSFVSADLASQLSSVVGMVTLVSVQVADGGLLQCYCQLLGAKWMVQQCEFSTNFRVLDISAYNVIVDMDWLSSYSSMKVHWAQWWVIIPYQGSFVLLHGCSAVLPPRFWIIDDGWQETLDYYPETLHQMLVANADGSFKLPGNSVKDFLDSKTALKIHVLITNFQNKLLEVINATELPEFLGGPCTYTMGGCLMSNKGPWNDPDTMKLSHNKEAKFTRHNRGTALNSDPDKLSFNGFILWEYSIKCVDWQPWAPPMSLEILLEIGTSRPRPWPNFAPPLIPSQGYCSVVRQSDHNSRCVKFPYFGRCSAESQCFQFKALQYVLLHSWHQDPGYVQFLLRLGGKSNFKEGRM